The region GCGGCGAGGCTGTCTACATCAGCGGCGAAGAAGCGTCGGACCAGGTTCGCCTGCGGGCTGACCGCCTCGGCCTCGGCAAAGCGCCAATCCAGCTGGCTTCGGCGACGTCCGTGCGAGATATCCTGACCACGCTTGGCTCGATGAACCCGCCATCGCTGCTGGTGATCGATTCGATCCAGACGATGCATTCCGACCAGATCGAAGGTGCGCCCGGGACGGTCAGCCAGGTCCGCGGCTGCGCGTTCGAACTTATCCGTTATGCCAAGGAAACCGGCGTCTCGCTGATGCTGGTCGGCCACGTGACCAAGGATGGCTCGATCGCCGGCCCCCGCGTGCTCGAACATATGGTCGATGTGGTCATGAGCTTCGAAGGGGAGCGCAGCCACCAGTACCGCATCCTTCGCGCGATCAAGAACCGCTTCGGCGCCGTGGACGAGATCGGCGTCTTCGCCATGGCCGGGGCAGGGCTCGAAGAAGTTGGCAATCCCTCGATGCTGTTCCTTTCGGGGCGCGAGGATCAGGTTGCTGGCAGCGCCGTGTTCCCGGCCCTCGAAGGCACCAGGCCCGTTCTGGTCGAAATTCAGGCGCTGACAGTCAGGCTGGCGAGCGGGGCCACTCCGCGGCGTGCCGTGGTCGGGTGGGACAGCGGCCGACTTGCCATGTTGCTGGCGGTGCTCGAGGCTCGGTGCGGGCTCAGTTTCTCCACGGCGGAAGTCTATCTCAATGTCGCCGGCGGTTACCGCCTGACCGACCCGGCCGCCGATCTTGCCGTAGCCGCAGCCCTGATCTCGGCCTTGTCGGACCGTCCGCTGCCTGCCGCTTCGATCTGGTTCGGGGAAGTCTCGCTAGCTGGTGAAGTCCGACCGGTGGCTCACACGCCCGTCCGCCTGCGCGAAGCGGCCAAACTGGGTTTCAGCCTCGGCTGCGGACCCGAAGCTGGCGCCGAAAAGGTTGACGGCCTGCGCTACTCTCCGCTCAAACTGCTGCCAAATCTCATTGACCGCATAATGGGCGGCTCATAGGTTCCCGGCACAATGACCGGTCTTGATTATGTCGTTCTGATCTTCCTCGGCATCGGTGCCGTTGGCGGATTCATGCGTGGCTTCATCGAGGAAGTGCTCTCTCTGGCCGCGTGGTGCATTGCCTTGCTGGCAGTGCATTATTTCCACGCACCGCTGACGATTTGGCTGGCAGGGCATCTACCGACCGAGACCGGGGCTGGGGTCCTCGCCTTCTTCCTTTTGCTGCTGTTCCCTTATCTTCTGACCCGCATGATTGCGCGTCGGATGGGCTCGGCCAGTCGGGATTCGGCGATCGGACCGATTGATCGCGTGCTCGGATTCGGGTTCGGAGCCGTCAAGGGCTTCATCATCGTCGTATTGGGCTATTCGATCATCGTCTTCGGCTATGATCTGGTCTGGGGCGAGGACGGGCGACCGCAGTGGATCGTGCAATCGCGCGCCTATCCCTTCCTCAATGCTGCCAGTGAAGAATTGCTGACACTGATCTCCGAGCGTCGTGAACAGGCCGCCGATCAGGCACGTGAGGTTGCCAAGCGCAAGGCGCGCAAGCAATTGCTGGGCGAATAGGATGTCCGGGCGCGGGCTCTACACGCCCGAAGTCCTCGGGCAGGCCATGGCCTTGGCCCGATATCCGTGGGTGTCGGATGCACCGTATCACGGCGCTGCGCGGTCACGCAGTTGTGGTAGCTCGATCGAGCTTTCGCTCGGCACCGACGCTGCGGGCGCAATTCAAACAGTCGGCGTTCGCCCCCACGCCTGCGCCGTGGGTCAGGCTGCGGCCGCAGTGTTTGCCGAGCATGCCTTTGGCTGCTCGCGATCTGACATTGCGATGGCACGCGCTTCTCTTGCGACATGGTTGGCGGGAGAGGACAAGCTGCCCGCGTGGCCGGGCGTTGCTCTGCTGGAGCCGGCGCTCGCCTATCCCGCCCGGCATGCAGCGATCCTGCTGGCGTGGGATGCTGCGCTGGACGCTCTGCCAGAGCAAGTCTGCCCCTGATCGAATGCGGGGCTTGCCGCAGGTGATGCCGCTTGGCTACAGCACCGTTCGATAAGAGTGACGCGGGGGAAATCGAGTGCCAGATACCATGAAGCACGGGGGAGCCGTGGAGCCGAGCGCTTCCGACATCCGGCTCGTCATCGCCGCAAGTTCAGCGGGTACCGTGTTCGAATGGTATGATTTCTTCATCTACGGCACACTTGCCGCGATCATCGGCAAGACGTTCTTCCCGTCCGACAACGCAACGCTTCAGTTGCTGCTGGTATGGGCAGGGTTTGCTGTGGGCTTCGGCTTTCGTCCTCTGGGCGCTGTGCTGTTCGGTTTCCTGGGCGACAAGCTCGGCCGGAAGTACACATTCCTCGTTACCGTAACGCTCATGGGCATCGCGACGGCAGGTGTCGGCCTTATTCCCTCGGCTGACAGCATCGGTCTTGTCGCGCCCGCCATCGTCATTCTTCTGCGGATTTTGCAGGGCCTTGCGCTCGGCGGCGAATACGGCGGCGCTGCGGTCTACGTGGCGGAACATGCGCCCGGCGGTCGGCGGGGCTACTACACCAGCTATATCCAGGCGAGCGTGGTCGGCGGTTTCGTGCTGAGCCTCATCGTGGTCCTGACCAGCAAGAGCGTCATGAGCGAGGCAGTGTGGAATGCATGGGGCTGGCGCGTGCCATTCCTGGTCAGCCTTGCTCTTCTGGCGGTGTCGCTGTGGATGCGCCTGAAGCTGTCGGAAAGCCCGGTTTTCAAGGCGATGAAGGAACAGGGTGAGCTCGCAAGCAATCCCTTTGTCGAGAGCTTTACCTATCCGGGCAACAAGCGCCGGATCTTCATCGCGCTGTTCGGCATCGCTGCTGGGCTGACCGTGATCTGGTACACCGCGATGTTCTCGAGCCTCGCGTTCCTCAAGTCTGCCATGCGGCTTGACGATACCTGGGCCGAGATCATCGTCGGCATCGGCGGCGCGATCGGCATGATGTTCTACCTGATGGCAGGCGCACTTTCGGACCGGATCGGGCGCAAGAAGCCCATCGTGATCGGATATGCGCTCACGCTCCTGTTGCTGTTCCCCACGTTCTGGCTTCTGGGTTCCGCAGCCAATCCCGAGCTTGCTGCGGCCGCTCAAAGAAATCCTGTCGTCGTGTCCGGAGCAGAGTGCGATTACAGTCCGTTCAAGGGCGAACAGACGAGCAAGTGCGGCAAGCTCCTGTCCGATCTGTCGGCTTCCGGCATTTCCTACTCTCTGAAGCAGAAGGGCAACTTCGCCGTAACTGTCGGGGGCCAAGTGCTGACTCTGGCAAACTATCCATGGACAGAAAAGGCGTCCGTCCGGGCGCAGGCGCTCCAGACCGAACTGGCACTCTTCGGCTATGATTTTGCCAAGGTGAAGCCTTCGCCGCTGCGCCTTGCCCTGATCCTCGGCGCGCTGCTGCTGCTCATGGCCATGTCGGGCGCGACGTATGGCCCTGTCGCCGCGCTGCTTTCCGAGATGTTCCCGCCGCGGATACGTTATAGTTCGATGTCAATCCCCTATCATCTGGGCACCGGGTATTTCGGGGTTTCCTGCCGCTGATTTCAAGCTACATCGTCGCCCGGACCGGCGATCCCTACGCTGGTTTGTGGTACACTTGGGTAATCGTCCTCGTTGCGTTTCTGGTCTCGCTGTGGGGCTTGAAGCCAGGACTGCCCGCTGATTTCACGGACGACTGACATCACCTTTCCTGCCCCGCCAGCCCCGACGCTCCGCCTCGGCTTCGATGCCGAGGCGCTCGCCGCCAACTGGCGCGCGCTCGATGCCTTGTCCGGCCGGGCGCGCGCCGGGGCTGCGGTGAAAGCCGATGCTTATGGCGTGGGTGCGGCGCGGGTTGTTCCGGTGCTTGCTGCAGCGGGATGTGACACCTTCTTCGTGGCGCATTGGACAGAAGCGGCAGAGATTCTGCCTCTTGTGCCTGCCGCATCCATTGCAGTCCTGCATGGACCGTTGACCTGCGAGGAAAGCGAATTTGCCCGAGCAACAGGTGTCCGCCCTGTCATCAACAGCATGGAGCAGGCGCGGCGTTGGAGCAGTGGCGGAGGAGGTCCTTGCCACCTGATGGTCGATACCGGGATGAACCGTCTCGGCGTGCCGCCTGACTGCCTTGGCGATCCCGCAATCGGCGCGCTCCAGATCGACCTGTGCATGAGCCATCTGGCGAGTGCGGACGAAGACGTCCCGCAGAACGAATCGCAGCTGCGGCTGTTCGATGCGGTCCGCCGCAGCATTCCAGCCCGGCGTTACAGCCTCGCCAACAGCGCGGGCATTGCGCTTGGCGAGGCCTTTCATGCCGATCTGACGCGGCCCGGCCTCGCGCTTTATGGCGGCATTGCCCGGTCCGAACTGGTGCCGCACATCCGCCCGGTGGTTCGGCCCGAAGCGGCGCTGTTGCAGACTCGCACGCTGCAGGCGGGTGACCAGGTGGGATACAATGCACTGTTCACCGCCGATCGCGCGATGCGGATCGGGATCATTTCACTCGGTTATGCTGACGGATACCTGCGATGCTGGTCCGGCATCGGCACGTTTCTTTGGCAGGGACGAAAGGCGCAGGTATTGGGGCGGGTGTCGATGGACCTGACGATCGTCGATCTGGCGGAAATGCCCGATTGCCACGAGGGCGACTGGTTAACGGCGGACTACCGGCTTTCGGACGCAGCCGCACAAAGCGGGCTTTCGCAGTACGAATTGCTGACGCTGATGGGCAAGCGCTTCTCCCGCCAAAATGGATTCTGACGGGGGTTGTTAAGATTTGTTGCGCCGCACATGCTGCACATGCTAATACTATCGGCACGTCGCAGTGGGGGCCCAAACCATGGCCAGTGAATCCAAGTCCAGCGGCACGGTTATAATCAAGAAGTACGCAAACCGTCGCCTCTACAATACCAGTACCTCAAGCTACATCACGCTCGACCATCTTGCACAGATGGTTAAGGACAATGTCGACTTTCAGGTGATCGATGCCAAGACGGGTGCTGATCTGACGCACGCGATCCTGACGCAGATCATCATGGAGGAGGAATCCGCCGGCGAGCAGATGCTGCCGACCAATTTCCTGCGACAGCTGATCTCGATGTACGGCAATTCGATGCAGGCATTCCTGCCCGGCTATCTGGAAGCTTCGATGGAGCACTTCCGCGAGAACCAGGCCAAGATGCGCAAGGCGATCGAGGAAAGCATCGGCGCCAATCCGCTCGCCCAGATCGCGCAGCGCAACATGGAAATGTTCAAGGCTGCTGCCGCTGCCTTCGTTCCGGGCGCGACGGCCAAGGACGAGACTGCTCCTGCTGCCGAAGGCGATGACCTTGATGTCCTGCGCAAGCAGATGGCAGACATGCAGAAGAAGCTCGACGAGCTTTCCAAGTAAGCGGCTTTCCTTCCCGTAATGCCTATGACGGCATTGCGGGAAGCGCTTTTGCGCTTTAACGCGCCCTCATGAACAAGCCCGCAATCAAGCACGCGCTCAACGTCAAGCGCGCTGACGACTTCGCCCAATGGTATCAGGCCGTGATTTCGGAGGCCGAGCTTGCCGAGGAATCCGGCGTGCGCGGCTGCATGGTGATCAAGCCGTGGGGCTACGGCATCTGGGAGCGCATCCAGAAGCTGATGGACGCGGAGATCAAGGAAGCGGGCGTCGAGAACTGCTACTTCCCGCTGTTCATCCCGCTGTCCTACTTCGCCAAGGAAGCCGAGCACGTCGAAGGCTTTGCCAAGGAGATGGCGGTCGTCACCCACCACCGCCTGATCTCTGACGGCAAGGGTGGACTGACGCCCGATCCCGAGGCCAAGCTGGAAGAGCCGCTGGTCGTTCGCCCGACTTCGGAAACGGTGATCGGCGCGGCGATGGCGCGCTGGGTCCAGTCGTGGCGCGACCTGCCGCTGATGGTCAACCAGTGGGCGAACGTCGTGCGCTGGGAAATGCGCACCCGCATGTTCCTGCGCACCAGCGAGTTCCTCTGGCAGGAAGGCCACACCGCGCACGCCGACGAAGCCGATGCGATGAACGAGACCCTGCGCGCTCTCGAAATGTATCGCGCCTTTGCCGAAGGCCCGCTGGCGATGCCGGTGATCGCCGGGCCCAAGCCCGAGAACGAACGCTTCCCCGGCGCGGTCGAGACGTTCTCGATCGAAGCCATGATGCAGGACGGCAAGGCGCTTCAGGCCGGCACTTCGCATTATCTTGGCACCACATTCGCCCAGGCTGCGGGCATCCGTTATCAGGACAAGGAAGGCCAGCAAGCGCTGGCGCACACCACATCGTGGGGCGTTTCGACGCGCCTGATCGGTGGCGTGATCATGACCCACGGCGACGACGACGGCCTGCGCGTGCCGCCTCAGGTGGCGCCCCAACAGATCGTGATCCTGCCGATGCTGCGCGACAACGACGGCGACGAGGCGCTGCTGGCGTACTGCGAAGACATCCGCAAGGCCTTGGCCAAGCAGAGCGCCTTCGGCGAGCGCGTGCGCGTCCTGCTCGACAAGCGTCCGGGCAAGGCCACGCAGAAGCGCTGGGCCTGGGTGAAGCGCGGCGTGCCGCTGATCCTCGAGATCGGCGGCCGCGATGCCGAAGGCGGGCAGGTTTCGGCGCTGCGTCGTGACAGGCTGTGGCGCGAGGATGCCAAGCCCAACTTCATCGGGCAGGCCAAGGACGACTTCATTGCCTCGGCTGCAGCGGAACTCGAGGCTATACAGAATTCGCTCTACGAAGAAGCGCGCCAACGCCGCGATGCGCAGATCGTGCGTGACGTGACCGACCTTGACGGCCTGAAGACCTACTTCGCCGAGGGCAACAAGTACCCCGGTTGGGTGGAAATGGGCTGGAGCAAGCCTACCGGCGCGGCGCTTGACAAGGTGGTCGAGCAGCTCAAGGCACTCAAGCTGACGATCCGCAACACTCCGCTGGATGCCGCAAAGCCGGACGGGATGTGCCCGTTCACGGGCGAGCCGGCGATCGAGAAGATCCTGATCGCACGGGCTTACTGATCGAAGGGGTGGCAGGCAACTGCCACCCTTTTTGCGAGGGGCCTTGGCGTTGCCGGCCTTGGCGCTAGTCTCGGCAGGATGAGATACGCGCTTTACCTGGCTCCGTTGCTTTGTTCGACCGCCGCCCTGGCCGCGCCCGAGGACGCCATCTCCGAGGCACGGCTTCGCGCCGATGTCGAAAAGCTGGTCAGCTTCGGCACGCGCCACACGCTGTCTTCGCAGACCGACCCGAAGCGGGGGATCGGTGCGGCGCGTAAATGGGCCGAAGCGGAGTTTCGCAAGAGCTCGGCCGCCTGCGGCAACTGCCTGGAGATCGTACTGCCGGAAACGGTGGTAAGCGGCGATCGGGTGCCGGTGCCGACCCGCCTTGTCGATGTGGTAGCGATCCAGCGCGGCGCGGAACGCCCCAACGAGGTCGTGATCGTGCAGGGCCACATCGACAGTCGCGTATCGGACGTGCTCGATGCGACGAAGGATGCGCCGGGCGCGAACGATGACGGCTCGGGCACCGCCCTGGTGATCGAGGCCGCGCGGGTGCTGTCGCGGGAGAAGTTTCCGACCACCATCGTCTACGCTGTGCTTTCCGGTGAAGAGCAGGGATTGCTCGGCGGCAAGCTGCTTGCCGATTATGCGGCACAGCAGGGCTGGACGGTGAAGGCCGTGCTCAACAACGATATCGTCGGCGGCTCGACCGGATCAGACGGTTACAAGGACGACGCGCACGTTCGCGTCCTGTCCGAAGGCCCACGCGCCGATGCCACCGATGCCCTGCGCGCCCAGATGCGCCGCTATGGCGGTGAGAATGACAGCCCGTCGCGCAACATCTCCCGCTGGGTTGCCAAGCTTGCCGAGAGGGACGCCGCCGGGCTTGCCGTGCGCCAGATCTGGCGCGCTGATCGGCTCGGCCGTGGCGGTGATCAGTTGCCGTTCTCGGACAAGGGCTACCCGCGATCCGCTTCACCGTGGCGGTCGAGGATTACGAACACCAGCATCAGGACCTGCGCACCGAGGGCGGCGTGAAGTTCGGAGATACTATCGACGAAATGGACTTTCCCTACCTCGCCAAGGTGACGCGACTGAACGTGCGCGCGCTGGCGAAGCTGGCACGGACACCAATGCCGCCAGTTCCCGTCGTCAAGGGCGCAGTGCAGGCGAGCACGGACATCGCGTGGCAGCCTGTGGCGGGGGCAGCGCGCTATGTGCTGTGGCAGCGCCGCACCGATGCGCCGATGTGGGAGACGCGGTTGCTCGAAACCTCGGACGTCAAAGCAAGCCTGCCGGGCGTGCGCGCGGACGACTGGTTGTTCGGCGTCAGTGCAGTGGCAGCAGATGGCAGTGAAGGCCCGATCGCTTCGGCGGTGCCAGGCGGGCAGTTCGCCCCGCTTCCGAGGCCTTAACTTCTTGCCATACGCGACCATAACGACCACATGCCGCCAATGGCCAAGAACAAGTTTCCGCAAGGGCTCCCGACGCGCCAGCAGGTGCTGGACTTCATCGCACAATCGGACGAGCCTGCGGGCAAGCGCGAGATTGCCAAGGCTTTTGGCCTGAAAGGCACCGAGAAGATCGCGCTGAAGACGCTGCTCAAGGACATGGCCGAGGAAGGCCTGATCGATGGCAACCGCAGCGCCTTCCACGCGATGGGCGGCGTGCCGCGCGTTACAGTGCTGCGCATTGTCGAAATCGACGAGGGCGAACCGGTCGCCATCCCCGACAGCTGGCAGCCTGAGGACGCAAGCCCGCCGCCGCGCCTGCGCGTGGTGGAGCCGCGGGGCAAGGCGCGGGAGCGCGGCCCGGCGCTTCGGGTGGGCGACCGCATTCTGGCGCGCACCGAGGAAGCGGGGAAGGGCTGGCTCGCCCATCCGATGAAGAAGCTCCAGGGCGGCGAAGAGCAGTTGATGGGCGTCGTCGAAGTGGACGGCGCCGGCAAGGGCTGGCTCGCGCCGGTCGACAAGCGCGTGCGCAATGCCGTGCCGATCTCGGACCTTGGCGGAGCCGAGGCGGGGCAACTGGTGCTGGCCGAGCCTGCCGGGCGTTCGCCACGCTCGGGCATGAAGGTTGTGGCAGTGCTCGGCGATCCTCTGGCGCCGCGTGCGTTCAGCCTGATCGCGATCCACAAGCACGGCATTCCGTTCGTGTTCCCCGAAGCCGCGATCCGCGAGGCCGAGGACGCAGCGAAATTGCCGCTGAGCGAAGACAAGCGCGAGGACCTGCGGCACCTGCCGATCGTGGCGATCGACCCGGCCGATGCGCGCGACCATGACGACGCCATCTGGGCCGAGCCGGACGGGCAGGGCGGCTTCAACGCTCTCGTCGCGATTGCTGACGTCAGCTTTTATGTCCGCCCAGGCGGGCAGACCGACCGCGAGGCGCGCAAGCGCGGCAACTCGGTCTACTTCCCCGACCGCGTCGTGCCGATGCTGCCCGAAGTGCTGTCGGCGGACGTCTGTTCGCTGAAATCGGGCGCTGACCGCGCGGCAATGGCCTGCCACATGTCGATCGACAGCGAGGGCCGGATCAAGGACTGGCGCTTTACCCGTGCGATCGTGCGGATCGCCGAAGTGATCGCCTACGAAGAAGCGCAGCGGCGCATCGATGCGGGTGAAGCCGAGGCGCATCTTGCCAACTTGTGGGACGCGTGGCGACTGCTGGAAAAGGCGCGAAATGCACGCGATCCGCTGAACCTCGAACTGCCCGAGCGCCGCGTGGTGCTCGACGAACAGGGCAAGATCGCAGAGATCGCGATTCGCGAACGGCTTGATGCGCATCGCGTGGTCGAGGACTTCATGATCGCGGCCAACGTTGCGGCGGCCAAGGCGCTGGAAGCGAAGGTCGCGCCGGTGGTCTATCGCATTCACGAACCGCCGAGCCGCGAGAAGCTGGTGGCGCTGAAGGACTATCTGGCGACATTCGATCGCAAGCTTTCGCTGGGGCAGGTCATCACGCCTTCGCTATTCAACCGCATGCTCAAGGACATCGCCGACGAGGCGGAGAAGGCGCTGATCATGGAGGCGGTGCTGCGCAGCCAGACGCAGGCTTATTATGGCCCGCGCAATGCCGGGCACTTCGGCCTCAGTCTCGGGTCTTACGCTCACTTCACCTCGCCGATCCGGCGGTATTCCGACCTGCTGGTGCATCGCGCGCTGGTTGATGCTTATGGGCTGGAGCAGCCGCGGCCCAAGGCCGACCTGCCGCCGACGTCGGGCTTGTCCGACCGCGACCGGGGCGACCTGGCGCGCGTGTCCGAAGCCATCAGCAATGCCGAACGCCGTGCGATGGAGGCCGAGCGCGACACCATCGACCGCTACGTCGCGGCCTGGCTTTCGGGCAAGGTCGGTGAGGTCTTCGATACGCGAATCACTGGCGTCCAGAAGTTTGGCCTGTTCGCCACGATCATCGGCCTGGGTGGCGATGGCCTCGTGCCAGTCTCCACGCTGGGGGCGGAGCGCTTCAACTATGACGAGAAGGCGCAACGCCTGATCGGGGAGTTGAGCGGCGAGGAATTTGCCATGGGCCAGATCCTCAAGCTGCGCCTTGCCGAGGCCAACCCGCTGACCGGCGCTCTCAAGTTCGAGCCGGTGGACGTGGCCGAGGGCGTGCAGCGGATCGAACGTCGCGGGGGCAAGATGGAACACAAGCCCAAGCGGCAGGGAAACTACATCGCCGGCAAGCGCGGCCGCCCATCGAACATCCGGCACCAGGGCAAGCGCAAATGATCAGCTGAAGCGGTCGATTTCCTCGTCCGAGATCGCGCCGGGGACGATCATCAGCGGGCAGGGCAGCTGGCCGGCAATTCCGGCGAAGTGGCTGACCAGTGGCCCGGGATTGCCGCCTCCGGCTGCGCCCAGCACCAGCGCGGAGACTTCCGGGTGCTCGCCCAGGTATTCGCGCACCACTTTCGGGCCATCGCCCATGCGTACCGAGATTTGCGGAGAAAGGCCTGACTCGCTGGCAAGACTTCCGGCAGCGGTCATGGCGAGCACTTCGGCGCGATCGCGCGCTTCCTCCTCGATCGTGGCCTGTACTCCGCCGAACGCAACGAACTGCTGCTGCGGCACCAGGGCAAGAATGTGGACAGTGCCATCGGTGCGCACCGCGCGCCTTGCCGCGAAGCGCAAGGCGCCCTTGGCTTCGTCAGTCTCGTCCATGATGACCAGATATATGCGCTGCGACATGGCGAATTGTCCTCTCGACGCACACGTATCGGCAAATTCGTATGCGGCGCAAGCGGCAAGCCACTTGACCCGACGCGCCAGACTGGTGAAATGGGCCTGACAAAAGATGCAGGGGTGGTTTCCGCTACGACCCCTTCGCTTTATTGCCATCAGGACACGGAAAAACACGCCCATGCCCATCGCCATCAAGATGCCCGCCCTCTCCCCCACCATGGAAGAGGGGACGCTTTCGAAGTGGCTGGTGAAGGTGGGCGACAAGGTCTCCTCTGGCGACATCATGGCCGAGATCGAGACCGACAAGGCCACGATGGAGTTCGAGGCTGTCGATGAAGGCACGATCGTTTCGATCGACGTTGCCGAGGGTGCCGAAGGCGTGAAGGTCGGCACCGTGATCGCGATGATCGCGGGCGAGGACGAAGACGCCAGCGCGCCCGCGCCGGTTGCAAAGCCTGCCGAACCTGCACCTGCTGCCAAGGCCGAAGCAGCATCTGCGCCCGCAGCCGCGCCTGCTCCGGTCGTTGCCGCAGCGCCCGCTCCGAAAGGTGACCGCGTGATCGCCAGCCCGCTGGCCAAGCGCATCGCCGCGGACAAGGGCATCGATCTTGCCGGTGTGGCCGGTTCGGGCCCCAACGGCCGCATTGTTCGCGCCGACGTCGAAGGTGCGAAGCCCGCCGCTGCCGCGCCTGCTACCGCTGCACCCGCCGCCGCTGCAGCACCGGCAGCAGCGCCTGCCGCGGCTCCGGCTCCTGCAGCCGTGCCCGATTTCGGCATTCCGTACGAGGCAACCAAGCTCAACAACGTGCGCAAGACGATCGCTCGCCGCCTGACCGAGGCGAAGCAGACGATCCCGCACATCTACCTCACCGTCGACATCCAGCTCGATGCCCTGCTCAAGTTGCGCGGCCAGCTCAACAAGGCGCTCGAGGCGCAGGGCGTGAAGCTCTCGGTCAACGACCTGATCATCAAGGCTCTGGCCAAGGCGCTGGTGCAGGTGCCCAAGTGCAACGTCAGCTTCGCGGGCGACGAACTGCGCACTTACAGCCGCGCCGATATCTCGGTTGCCGTCGCTGCGCCTTCGGGTCTGATCACGCCGATCATCGTCGATGCCGGCAACAAGTCGATCTCGGCCATCGCCACGGAAATGAAAGCACTGGCCGGCAAGGCGCGTGAAGGCAAGCTGCAGCCGCACGAGTATCAGGGCGGCACGGCTTCGCTGTCCAACCTCGGCATGTTCGGGATCAAGAGCTTCGACGCGGTGATCAACCCGCCGCAAGCAATGATCATGGCTGTCGGCGCGGGCGAACAGCGCCCTTACGTGATCGACGGCGCGCTGGGCATCGCCACGGTCATGTCGGCCACCGGCAGCTTCGACCATCGTGCCATCGATGGTGCCGACGGTGCCGAGCTGATGCAGGCGTTCAAGAACCTGATCGAGAACCCGCTGGGTCTGGTGGCCTGAGCCTGATCGCCTGAAACAAGTCGCAGGGGTGCAATGATGGCCGATCCGCTACCACAGGGCGAACCGGCCATCCGCATCACGGCGATGCCAGCTGATGCGAACCCCGCCGGCGATATCTTTGGCGGATGGCTCATGGCGCAGATGGACATGGCGGCAGGCATTGTTGCGGCACGAAGGGCCAAGGGCCGCGCTGCCACGATTGCCGTGGAGGGCATGACTTTCCATCACCCGGTCCATGTGGGTGACGAGGTCTCGGTCTATGCCTCTCTTGCCAAGGCGGGACGCACTTCGATGACCATCGATGTGGAAACCTGGCGCCGCGCGCGGACCGGCGAAGACCGCCAGAAGGTGACCCAAGCACGATTCTTCTTCGTCGCCATCGACGACGAACGCAAACCGCGGCCCTTGCCGCAGACAGACTGACAGGAGCATTTGCGTGGCTGACCAATACGACGTCATCGTCCTCGGATCGGGCCCCGGCGGCTATGTCGCGGCGATCCGCTGCGCGCAGCTTGGCCTGAAGACCGCCATTGTCGAACGCGAGAACCTCGGCGGCATCTGCCTTAACTGGGGGTGCATCCCGACCAAGGCGCTGCTGCGTTCGGCCGAAGTGCTCAATCACATGAAGCACGCCGCTGCCTATGGTCTCGCTGCCGACAATATTCGCGCCGATCTCGATGCGGTGGTCAAGCGCTCGCGCGGCGTGGCCAAGCAGCTCAATCAGGGCGTGACGCACCTGATGAAGAAGAACAAGATCACCGTGCACATGGGCAATGGTGTCCTGAAGTCGGCAACCTCGGTCGAGGTTACCGGTGAGAAGGGCACGGAAGTAATCTCGGCCAAGCATGTGATCGTCGCCACCGGCGCCCGCGCGCGCGATTTGCCGTTCGCCAAGGCCGATGGCGAGCGGGTGTGGACTTATCGCCACGCTATGACGCCCAAGCAGATGCCGACCAAGCTGCTGGTCATCGGGTCGGGCGCCATTGGCATCGAATTTGCCAGCTTCTACAATGACATGGGTGCCGAAGTTACGGTCGTCGAGATG is a window of Novosphingobium sp. THN1 DNA encoding:
- a CDS encoding M28 family peptidase; amino-acid sequence: MRYALYLAPLLCSTAALAAPEDAISEARLRADVEKLVSFGTRHTLSSQTDPKRGIGAARKWAEAEFRKSSAACGNCLEIVLPETVVSGDRVPVPTRLVDVVAIQRGAERPNEVVIVQGHIDSRVSDVLDATKDAPGANDDGSGTALVIEAARVLSREKFPTTIVYAVLSGEEQGLLGGKLLADYAAQQGWTVKAVLNNDIVGGSTGSDGYKDDAHVRVLSEGPRADATDALRAQMRRYGGENDSPSRNISRWVAKLAERDAAGLAVRQIWRADRLGRGGDQLPFSDKGYPRSASPWRSRITNTSIRTCAPRAA
- a CDS encoding ribonuclease R family protein; amino-acid sequence: MAKNKFPQGLPTRQQVLDFIAQSDEPAGKREIAKAFGLKGTEKIALKTLLKDMAEEGLIDGNRSAFHAMGGVPRVTVLRIVEIDEGEPVAIPDSWQPEDASPPPRLRVVEPRGKARERGPALRVGDRILARTEEAGKGWLAHPMKKLQGGEEQLMGVVEVDGAGKGWLAPVDKRVRNAVPISDLGGAEAGQLVLAEPAGRSPRSGMKVVAVLGDPLAPRAFSLIAIHKHGIPFVFPEAAIREAEDAAKLPLSEDKREDLRHLPIVAIDPADARDHDDAIWAEPDGQGGFNALVAIADVSFYVRPGGQTDREARKRGNSVYFPDRVVPMLPEVLSADVCSLKSGADRAAMACHMSIDSEGRIKDWRFTRAIVRIAEVIAYEEAQRRIDAGEAEAHLANLWDAWRLLEKARNARDPLNLELPERRVVLDEQGKIAEIAIRERLDAHRVVEDFMIAANVAAAKALEAKVAPVVYRIHEPPSREKLVALKDYLATFDRKLSLGQVITPSLFNRMLKDIADEAEKALIMEAVLRSQTQAYYGPRNAGHFGLSLGSYAHFTSPIRRYSDLLVHRALVDAYGLEQPRPKADLPPTSGLSDRDRGDLARVSEAISNAERRAMEAERDTIDRYVAAWLSGKVGEVFDTRITGVQKFGLFATIIGLGGDGLVPVSTLGAERFNYDEKAQRLIGELSGEEFAMGQILKLRLAEANPLTGALKFEPVDVAEGVQRIERRGGKMEHKPKRQGNYIAGKRGRPSNIRHQGKRK
- a CDS encoding universal stress protein, coding for MSQRIYLVIMDETDEAKGALRFAARRAVRTDGTVHILALVPQQQFVAFGGVQATIEEEARDRAEVLAMTAAGSLASESGLSPQISVRMGDGPKVVREYLGEHPEVSALVLGAAGGGNPGPLVSHFAGIAGQLPCPLMIVPGAISDEEIDRFS
- a CDS encoding pyruvate dehydrogenase complex dihydrolipoamide acetyltransferase yields the protein MPIAIKMPALSPTMEEGTLSKWLVKVGDKVSSGDIMAEIETDKATMEFEAVDEGTIVSIDVAEGAEGVKVGTVIAMIAGEDEDASAPAPVAKPAEPAPAAKAEAASAPAAAPAPVVAAAPAPKGDRVIASPLAKRIAADKGIDLAGVAGSGPNGRIVRADVEGAKPAAAAPATAAPAAAAAPAAAPAAAPAPAAVPDFGIPYEATKLNNVRKTIARRLTEAKQTIPHIYLTVDIQLDALLKLRGQLNKALEAQGVKLSVNDLIIKALAKALVQVPKCNVSFAGDELRTYSRADISVAVAAPSGLITPIIVDAGNKSISAIATEMKALAGKAREGKLQPHEYQGGTASLSNLGMFGIKSFDAVINPPQAMIMAVGAGEQRPYVIDGALGIATVMSATGSFDHRAIDGADGAELMQAFKNLIENPLGLVA
- a CDS encoding acyl-CoA thioesterase; the encoded protein is MADPLPQGEPAIRITAMPADANPAGDIFGGWLMAQMDMAAGIVAARRAKGRAATIAVEGMTFHHPVHVGDEVSVYASLAKAGRTSMTIDVETWRRARTGEDRQKVTQARFFFVAIDDERKPRPLPQTD